In Carya illinoinensis cultivar Pawnee chromosome 10, C.illinoinensisPawnee_v1, whole genome shotgun sequence, one DNA window encodes the following:
- the LOC122280058 gene encoding uncharacterized protein LOC122280058 produces the protein MFTCDKWIVSSYSKSNIGKEIVGIVLEDREFWAQCQFIVTISEPLIRVLRLVDGDEKPAIGYLYNAMEKAKENIKARLKNKVSAFMPFIRVIDARWDKQLHSPLHAAGCLLNPGIYFNPCFKSKNDVSRGFMTCVVKMEPDIDKQDEIIQQIDMYKNANGDFGQPIAIRQREKSNPVAWWGTFGNEFPALQTFAIRILSQCCSATGCERNWSTFEFIHSKKRNRLEHKRLNDLVFVHYNLKLRER, from the exons ATGTTCACTTGTGATAAGTGGATTGTATCAAGTTATTCTAAAAGCAACATAGGGAAGGAGATAGTTGGGATTGTTCTAGAAGATAGAGAGTTTTGGGCTCAATGTCAGTTTATTGTAACAATCAGTGAGCCTTTGATTCGAGTACTACGACTTGTCGATGGGGATGAGAAGCCTGCAATAGGATACTTGTATAATGCAATGGAGAAAGCCAAAGAGAATAtaaaagcaagattgaagaacAAAGTTTCTGCATTTATGCCATTCATCAGGGTCATTGATGCTAGGTGGGATAAGCAGCTTCATAGTCCATTACATGCAGCAGGTTGTCTTCTTAATCCTGGAATTTACTTTAACCCTtgctttaaaagtaaaaatgatgTTTCTAGAGGGTTTATGACTTGCGTTGTAAAGATGGAACCTGATATTGATAAGCAAGATGAGATCATTCAACAAATTGACATGTATAAGAATGCAAACGGTGATTTTGGACAACCTATAGCAATACGCCAGCGTGAAAAAAGTAATCCAG TTGCATGGTGGGGTACTTTTGGAAATGAGTTTCCAGCTCTTCAAACGTTTGCAATCCGCATATTAAGTCAATGTTGTAGTGCAACTGGCTGTGAAAGAAATTGGAGTACATTTGAATTTATTCATTCAAAGAAGAGGAATAGATTAGAGCataaacgtttgaatgatttagtATTTGTTCATTATAACTTGAAGCTTCGTGAAAggtaa
- the LOC122278399 gene encoding uncharacterized protein LOC122278399: MSSCQLNSATSTAFAPARSEDPAWSHARVVPGARNSTQCLYCSKIIRGGGVTRLKHHLGGISGDVEACKKVPDDIKWQMKELVNEMKKNKEKKRKLSLEIGCGSPVDLTYDDVDVGDDEYEGGSQGPVHDSKGKGKEKVGGKSTGPFSRFFAPRTSPGSQPSIKSAMCSKEMIDKAKMAIANWWYDANLPFNASQSKFYQPAIDAIAAIGLGFKGPSLYELRGNFLKNSVTEVQNYLLDIKTSWRDSGCSLMADGWTNQRQQPIINFLVYCPKGTIFLKSIDTSGLRKDAETLFKIFDEVVQEVGVENIVQFITDNDASYKAAGKKLQQKYGSFFWSPCAAHCIYLMLENFCDPRHFPIIDETIKKARKITKFIYNHAWVLALMRKDFTKGHAFMSPCSHKVCYKFFKYPMLTVV; this comes from the coding sequence atgtctAGTTGTCAATTAAATAGTGCTACCTCTACGGCATTTGCTCCTGCTAGATCAGAGGATCCAGCATGGTCCCATGCACGTGTAGTGCCAGGAGCAAGAAATAGTACTCAATGTCTTTATTGTAGCAAAATCATTAGAGGTGGTGGAGTCACGAGGTTGAAGCATCATCTAGGTGGGATTTCAGGTGATGTAGAAGCATGTAAAAAAGTCCCTGATGATATAAAATGGCAAATGAAAGAGTTGgtcaatgaaatgaaaaaaaacaaagagaagaaaagaaaactaagcTTAGAGATTGGATGTGGAAGCCCTGTAGATTTAACATATGATGATGTTGATGTTGGCGATGATGAGTATGAGGGAGGGAGTCAAGGACCCGTTCATGATTcaaaggggaaggggaaggagaaAGTAGGTGGAAAGTCAACGGGGCCATTTAGTAGATTTTTTGCTCCAAGAACAAGTCCTGGCTCTCAACCTTCTATTAAGAGTGCTATGTGTTCAAAGGAAATGATTGACAAAGCAAAAATGGCTATAGCAAATTGGTGGTATGATGCTAATTTACCTTTCAATGCATCTCAATCTAAATTTTATCAACCAGCTATAGATGCTATAGCTGCCATCGGGCTAGGATTCAAGGGTCCTTCTTTATATGAGTTGAGAGGAAATTTCTTGAAGAATTCTGTGACTGAGGTTCAGAATTATCTCTTAGATATTAAAACATCTTGGAGGGATAGTGGTTGTTCACTAATGGCAGATGGTTGGACAAATCAGAGGCAACAACCAATAATTAACTTTTTGGTTTATTGCCCAAAAGGTACAATATTTTTGAAGTCTATTGATACATCGGGCCTTAGAAAAGATGctgaaacattatttaaaatttttgatgaAGTTGTTCAAGAAGTTGGGGTGGAGAATATTGTGCAATTCATAACAGACAATGATGCGAGTTATAAGGCTGCAGGAAAAAAGTTACAACAAAAGTATGGCTCTTTCTTTTGGTCCCCTTGTGCAGCTCATTgtatatatttgatgttagagaATTTTTGTGATCCCAGACATTTTCCTATTATTGATGAAACTATAAAGAAGGCAAGGAAGATAACGAAATTCATTTATAACCATGCTTGGGTTTTGGCTTTGATGAGAAAGGACTTCACCAAAGGTCATGCATTTATGTCGCCCTGCAGTCACAAGGTTTgctacaaattttttaagtatccaATGCTTACTGTTGTTTAA